One Saccharomycodes ludwigii strain NBRC 1722 chromosome VI, whole genome shotgun sequence DNA segment encodes these proteins:
- a CDS encoding DUF2406 domain-containing protein (similar to Saccharomyces cerevisiae YMR295C | Ilm1p Binding (paralog of YGR273C | putative protein of unknown function)), with the protein MGFLGRHSKQKSTSSKKSNGEGEGQLPNVKITRDDVNHLKVRTASVHDPILSAVQEEQPFEQAAEAERDPNRKSFFSMSQEEGAQLTDVFGQPILNPDISNPTRARDERPLDTIKSFEYSISGGDPYWAQNLETAQYGFRVRPDFPSFHSMNPYTMNTDIDNGNNMGELPPAPVMMGEQGVYTPAPFNPVTEGKKKKKRGLFGKKKNKKAKAVAVNED; encoded by the coding sequence atgggGTTTTTAGGTAGACATTCAAAGCAAAAAAGTACAAGTAGTAAGAAAAGTAACGGTGAAGGTGAAGGTCAATTGCcaaatgttaaaattaCTAGAGATGATGTCAACCATCTAAAGGTCAGAACTGCTTCGGTCCATGATCCAATTTTATCAGCTGTTCAAGAAGAACAACCCTTCGAACAAGCTGCTGAAGCTGAAAGAGATCCAAACagaaaatcttttttttccatgtCCCAAGAAGAAGGTGCTCAACTAACTGATGTTTTCGGTCAACCTATTTTAAACCCAGATATCTCTAACCCTACAAGAGCAAGAGATGAAAGACCTCTAGATAcaattaaaagttttgaatATTCTATTAGCGGGGGTGATCCATATTGGGCTCAAAATTTAGAAACTGCACAATATGGATTTAGAGTCAGACCAGACTTTCCAAGTTTCCATAGCATGAATCCATATACTATGAACACTGATATTGATAATGGTAACAACATGGGTGAACTACCTCCTGCTCCTGTTATGATGGGTGAACAAGGTGTTTATACTCCTGCTCCATTCAATCCTGTAACAGAGggcaaaaagaaaaagaaaagaggcTTGTTTGgtaagaagaaaaataagaaagcCAAGGCTGTTGCTGTTAATGAGGATTAA
- the LCB1 gene encoding serine C-palmitoyltransferase LCB1 (similar to Saccharomyces cerevisiae YMR296C | LCB1 | Long-Chain Base), translating to MSTPPQHSHTHAPVFNFELLHSIVLSFADRLFEESNKIPVFKYIVQYIRKSHQDDPYRTMIELCLIIYGIIYFLAKPKKTRAHNANNLYLSNKETNLLIEEWEPEPLAVPISEDVDKSGAAWRLKSIPKIVKYYNSKPNYVDLQVNGAENTYTNVLNMSSFNFLQLNTHPEVMDAITETIKNYGVGSCGPAGFYGNEDVHYNLEYDLAKFFGTENAVLYGQDFCVAPSVLSTFAKRGDFIVADNQVSVSIQNALSLSRSTVYYYQHNDMDSLESLLIKINEDEKHEPIIHRKFIVTEAVFHNSGDLCPLDKIAELKEKYKFRLFLDETLSLGVLGAHGKGITEHFGFEKTGSVVDIVVGSMANVFGLSGGFVLGDDVMSYFQRIGSNAYCFSASLPPYGAKGCSAILDVLKRDNSTVLNLQKNSRKLHDLFFSTTSILNYFQITSSEYSPIVHLSLTPDFRYSKFGSTLEDIYAKLLKQQETCKQDIEIEEFNKEEFFLQSIANKVLERGNILIARNPHALKHESLPISPSLLVCCSSSMSDEEIVKSFNVIKEVIMEVV from the coding sequence atgtCCACTCCACCACAACACTCACATACCCATGCTCCCGTATTCAATTTCGAGTTATTGCATTCTATAGTACTTTCTTTTGCTGATCGTTTATTTGAAGAAAGTAATAAAATCCCagtatttaaatatattgtgCAATACATCCGCAAATCTCATCAAGATGATCCATATAGAACCATGATCGAGTTATGTCTTATTATTTATGGcatcatttattttttggcaAAACCCAAGAAAACACGCGCTCACAATGCAAACAACCTGTACTTAAGCAATAAGGAAACAAATCTATTAATTGAAGAATGGGAACCCGAACCATTGGCTGTACCAATCAGCGAAGATGTGGATAAATCTGGTGCTGCTTGGAGATTGAAGTCTATACCCAAGATCgtcaaatattataattcgAAACCAAACTATGTTGACTTACAAGTAAATGGTGCTGAAAATACCTACACAAATGTTTTAAACATGAGTTCCTTCAATTTTTTGCAATTAAACACACATCCAGAGGTCATGGATGCTATAACTGAAACAATCAAAAACTACGGTGTTGGTTCTTGCGGTCCAGCAGGGTTTTATGGCAATGAAGATGTCCATTACAATTTAGAATATGATTTAGCCAAGTTTTTTGGCACTGAAAATGCAGTATTATACGGACAAGATTTTTGCGTTGCACCTTCTGTTCTAAGTACCTTTGCTAAAAGGGGCGATTTCATTGTTGCAGATAATCAAGTTTCCGTTTCTATTCAAAATGCTTTAAGTTTAAGTAGATCTACAGTTTATTACTACCAGCACAATGATATGGATTCCTTAGAGAGTCTATTGatcaaaattaatgaagatgaaaaacATGAACCTATTATTCATagaaaatttattgttactgAGGCTGTTTTCCACAATTCTGGAGATTTGTGTCCCTTGGACAAAATAGCAGAGTTGaaggaaaaatataagttTCGTTTGTTTTTAGATGAGACTTTATCGCTAGGTGTGTTGGGTGCTCATGGCAAAGGGATTACTGAACATTTtggatttgaaaaaactgGTAGCGttgttgatattgttgttggcTCCATGGCTAATGTATTTGGTTTGAGTGGTGGTTTTGTTCTAGGTGACGATGTTATGTCTTATTTCCAAAGAATTGGTTCGAACGCCTATTGTTTTTCTGCTTCATTGCCACCATATGGTGCTAAAGGATGCTCTGCTATTTTAGatgtattaaaaagagATAATAGTACAGTGCTAAACCTGCAAAAAAATTCACGTAAACTgcatgatttatttttttccactACTAGTATATTGaactattttcaaattactTCAAGTGAATATAGCCCAATAGTTCATTTAAGTTTGACACCTGATTTTAGATATTCTAAGTTTGGTTCTACTTTGGAAGATATTTATGCTAAATTGTTGAAACAGCAAGAAACTTGCAAACAAGATATTGAAATTGAAGAATTTAACAAAGAGGAATTTTTCTTACAAAGTATTGCTAATAAAGTATTAGAAAGGGGGAACATATTGATTGCAAGAAACCCACACGCATTAAAACATGAATCTTTACCTATTTCTCCAAGCTTATTGGTATGTTGTAGTAGTTCAATGTCGGATGAAGAAATTGTCAAGTCATTTAACGTTATTAAAGAGGTAATTATGGAGGTTGTTTAA
- the LIP1 gene encoding sphingosine N-acyltransferase subunit LIP1 (similar to Saccharomyces cerevisiae YMR298W | LIP1 | Lag1p/Lac1p Interacting Protein), translating to MTFNKYLVLLKYIAVVLSLIAAVEYFKYGTRINYEWFHCTPIYQDISPVTKNAKKLFSVGGPSCDKRGEFKTIVKRITRDYEVNDDRITFCIIENLRVSPVHYPVEDDDKGEPGYYAYIANDSDFNALELITEKCLQEESILYHM from the coding sequence atgaCCTTCAACAAATATTTAGTCCTATTGAAATACATTGCCGTAGTGCTATCCTTAATTGCAGCCGTTgaatatttcaaatatgGTACAAGAATTAATTACGAGTGGTTCCATTGCACACCAATCTATCAAGATATATCCCCAGTCACCAAAAACGCTAAAAAATTGTTCAGTGTTGGCGGTCCTAGTTGTGATAAGAGGGGTGAATTTAAAACCAttgttaaaagaattaCAAGGGATTACGAAGTTAATGACGATAGAATCACTTTCTGTATCATAGAGAATTTGCGTGTATCGCCAGTTCATTACCCCGTAGAAGACGACGATAAGGGAGAACCTGGATATTATGCTTACATTGCTAATGATTCAGATTTCAATGCTCTAGAACTAATTACTGAAAAGTGTTTGCAAGAAGAGTCTATATTATATCACATgtga
- the PRC1 gene encoding carboxypeptidase C PRC1 (similar to Saccharomyces cerevisiae YMR297W | PRC1 | PRoteinase C), giving the protein MKFKKNTTTTLLSSLLLFTPTILVNALHIPQEQGIFNANHQQQHESFLQTALEKIGLSYKDIPSDLKDVYHDIAMRFPTELSQLQLTTSPKKVRLNKKKTADVVVTNEKLSNYQLRVNSIRNPSKLGIDPGVKQYTGYLDIEDEDKHFFYWFFESRNDPKNDPVILWLNGGPGCSSLTGLFFELGPSSIGVDLKPIYNPYSWNNNASVIFLDQPVNVGYSYSSGSVSDTVAAGKDVYAFLELFFQNFDQFASNKFHIAGESYAGHYIPIFASEILAHPERTFTLDSVLIGNGLTDPLTQYSYYEPMACGVGSGEDSVLEPEECEGMLDSLPRCLSMIESCYDFQSAWTCVPASIYCNNAQMGPYQKTGRNVYDIRKQCEGELCYKDMENIDKYLNLNEVKEAVGADVEEYESCNFDVNRNFLFNGDWMKPYHEAVQDLLDQGLPVLIYAGDKDFICNWLGNQAWTDALPWKHHDEFAQQPIVDWIVDGDVAGELKHYKNFNYLRVYGGGHMVPYDVPLSAITMVNKWIHEDYQLLKNEK; this is encoded by the coding sequence atgaaattcaaaaaaaacacaaccACAACTCTACTATCATCCTTATTGCTCTTTACGCCAACCATTTTGGTAAATGCTTTGCATATCCCTCAAGAACAAGGTATTTTCAACGCTAAtcaccaacaacaacatgAATCCTTTCTACAAACTGCTCTAGAAAAAATTGGCTTATCATACAAAGATATCCCATCTGACTTAAAAGATGTTTATCACGATATCGCTATGAGATTTCCTACAGAATTATCTCAGCTACAATTGACTACCAGCCCAAAAAAGGTTCGTCtcaataagaaaaaaacagctGATGTTGTTGTCACAAATGAAAAGTTAAGCAACTATCAATTAAGAGTTAATTCTATCAGAAATCCATCTAAGCTAGGTATCGACCCAGGTGTCAAACAATACACTGGTTACTTGGAtattgaagatgaagataaaCATTTCTTTTACTGGTTTTTTGAAAGTAGAAACGATCCTAAAAATGACCCTGTTATTTTATGGTTAAATGGTGGTCCAGGCTGCTCATCTTTGACCGGATTGTTTTTCGAATTAGGCCCATCTTCCATCGGAGTTGATTTGAAACCAATTTACAACCCCTACTCTTGGAACAATAACGCATCAGTCATCTTTTTGGACCAACCAGTTAACGTTGGTTATTCTTACTCTTCCGGCTCAGTTTCTGACACTGTAGCTGCGGGCAAGGATGTTTATGCATTTTTGGAAttgtttttccaaaattttgATCAGTTTGCTTCTAATAAATTCCACATTGCAGGTGAATCCTATGCTGGCCATTATATTCCCATCTTTGCAAGTGAAATTTTAGCTCATCCGGAAAGGACTTTTACTTTAGATTCAGTTCTTATCGGTAACGGTTTGACTGATCCCTTGACTCAATATAGTTATTACGAACCAATGGCTTGTGGTGTAGGTAGTGGTGAAGATTCTGTGTTGGAGCCTGAGGAATGTGAGGGTATGCTGGATTCTTTACCTCGTTGCTTGAGTATGATTGAATCTTGTTATGACTTCCAATCAGCCTGGACTTGTGTTCCAGCTTCCATCTATTGTAATAATGCTCAAATGGGACCATATCAAAAAACGGGCAGAAACGTTTATGATATCAGAAAACAATGTGAGGGTGAGTTATGTTACAAAGATATGGAAAATAtcgataaatatttaaatctGAATGAGGTGAAGGAAGCCGTGGGTGCTGATGTTGAAGAGTACGAATCTTGTAATTTTGATGTGAACAGAAACTTTTTGTTTAACGGTGATTGGATGAAACCTTATCATGAAGCTGTTCAAGATCTATTAGACCAAGGGTTGCCAGTTTTGATTTATGCAGGTGACAAGGACTTTATTTGCAATTGGCTAGGTAACCAGGCTTGGACCGACGCTTTGCCATGGAAACACCACGATGAATTTGCACAACAGCCTATTGTTGACTGGATTGTTGATGGTGATGTTGCTGGTGAATTGAAACATTACAAGAATTTCAATTATCTAAGAGTTTACGGGGGTGGTCATATGGTTCCATATGATGTTCCATTAAGTGCTATTACCATGGTTAATAAGTGGATTCACGAGGATTATcaattgttgaaaaatgaaaaatga
- the EFG1 gene encoding Efg1p (similar to Saccharomyces cerevisiae YGR271C-A | EFG1 | Exit From G1) has product MSTYRNYSNYNNNNNNNNKKSNRRHGNSFNNSLQIASVIGAGSNKIKKKIRDTERLLTKKKDTLPDTVKIEMERKLDALKLELANAKIRTKATKNAKKYHMVRFFERKKALKLYKKISSELEKNPENPDLSEKLLQASIDLCYVVNFPKTEKYISLYPSNKTTENSENLTTLKRKTYRDQIAKEYKQGTLAVSLDDILKGKRLDKDIIGTLHVDSASNVQENITENEDNEEDDFFE; this is encoded by the coding sequence ATGAGCACTTACAGGAATTATagtaattataataataataataataataataacaaaaaatccAACAGAAGACATGGAAATAGTTTCAACAATTCTTTACAAATTGCATCTGTAATAGGTGCAGGCTCTAacaagattaaaaaaaagataagaGATACAGAAAGATtactaacaaaaaaaaaggacacATTACCAGATACTGTTAAAATCGAAATGGAAAGAAAATTAGATGCCCTAAAATTAGAACTCGCTAACGCAAAAATAAGAACTAAAGCTACAAAAAATGCCAAAAAATACCATATGGTTAGGTTTTttgaaaggaaaaaggcTTTGAAattgtataaaaaaatatccagtgaattggaaaaaaatcCAGAGAACCCAGATTTGTCAGAAAAATTACTTCAAGCTTCAATCGATTTATGCTATGTGGTCAATTTCCCTAAAactgaaaaatatatttcgTTATATCcttcaaataaaacaacagAAAATTCTGAAAATTTAACTACtttgaaaaggaaaacttATAGAGACCAAATTGCAAAAGAGTACAAGCAAGGCACTTTAGCCGTTTCCTTAGACGATATATTAAAGGGTAAGAGGTTAGATAAAGATATAATAGGTACTCTCCACGTTGATAGTGCCTCTAATGTCCAAGAAAATATCACAGAAAACGAAGATAATGAAGAGGACGATTTCTTTGAATAA